One stretch of Trichomycterus rosablanca isolate fTriRos1 chromosome 3, fTriRos1.hap1, whole genome shotgun sequence DNA includes these proteins:
- the LOC134310225 gene encoding cytochrome c oxidase subunit 6B1, translating into MADLIEEKIKNYKTAPFDARFPNTNQTRNCFQNYLDFHRCNKALTTKGQDASPCDWYQKVYKSLCPISWVEKWDGQVQDGSFPGKI; encoded by the exons ATGGCAGACCTAATCGAAGAGAAGATCAAGAACTACAAAACAGCTCCTTTTGATGCCCGCTTCCCAAATACCAACCAGACACGAAACTGCTTCCAGAACTATCTTG ACTTTCACCGATGTAATAAGGCTTTGACAACCAAGGGACAGGATGCATCTCCATGTGATTGGTATCAGAAGGTCTATAAAAGCCTGTGCCCCATCAGTTGG GTAGAGAAGTGGGATGGACAAGTTCAAGATGGAAGCTTTCCTGGAAAAATCTGA